The Candidatus Omnitrophota bacterium genomic interval GGCGCTGCTCGCATTTCTGGTTTATTATATCGGTCCTCCCGTTATCATCGCTTTTATTTATGCCGGGGTATGAACATAAAGATCGCAAGAGGAGCCATTTCTCGAGAATGAATATACTCGGCATATCATGTTTTTACCACGATTCCGCCGCATGTTTATTTAAAGGCGGGAAGATCGTTGCCGCTGAGCAAGAGGAAAGGTTTAACCGCCGCAAACATTATCCGGGGTTCCCCATCCAGGCTATTAATTTCTGCCTTCAGTCGGCGGGCATAAATATTTACGATATCGATTATATAGGTTTTTATGAGAAACCTTACCTTAAATTCTCCCGGGTAGTAACTAATCACCTGCAGTCCTGGCCTTTTTCGCTGAAGAATTTCTTAAATGTGATGCCGGGATGGCTTGAAGATAGATTGATAATGCCGGATGTGTTTCAAAGAGAGCTGGGGTTTAAAGGCAAAACAATATTCATTAAACATCATCTTGCGCATGCGGCCAGTTCGTTTTTTGTTTCTCCTTTTGAGGATGCGGCTGTTTTTACCGCTGATGGAGTCGGCGAGTGGTCGACGACAAGTTGCGGCTTTGGCCGGGGGAACAGGATCAGCATACTTAAAGAAATAAATTATCCGGATTCCCTGGGTTTGCTTTATACCGCAATTACCACATACCTTGGATTTGAGGCGTTGGAAGGCGAAGGAAAGGTTATGGGGTTGGCCGGGTACGGCAGGCCGGCGTATTTAAGTGAGTTCCGGAAGATGGCTGTTGTCAAGCCGGACGGAAGCTTTAAACTAAACCAGGAGTTTTTCGGGTTCTTTAACCAAGGCTCCCGGATGTATAATTCAAGATTGTTGAAATTGTTGGGAGCGGATAGAAAGCCTGAAAGTGAAATCGACCAGAGGCATTGCGATATAGCCGCCAGCCTGCAGGAATTCATTGAGGATAGCCTTATAAAGATCGCCAATAGGCTGTATGAGGAAACAGGGAGCAATAATCTTTGTCTGTCCGGCGGGTTGTTTTTGAATTGCGTCGCCAATCAGAAGATCCTTGAAGAAACGCCGTTCAAAAAGGTGTTTATCCAGCCGGCCGCCGGGGACAGCGGCGGGGCCTTAGGGGCAGCAGCTTACATAAACAATGTGATTTGCGGGGATAAAAGGGAATATGTCATGTGTGACGCCGGGCTTGGCCAGGAATACCCCCGGGCGCAGATAAAACGGATCTTGGAACTGAGGGGTCTTGTATTTAAGGAATTAGATTATCCTGATCTGGCTAAATATGTGGCCCGTAATATCTCGCAGGATAAGATCGTGGGTTGG includes:
- a CDS encoding carbamoyltransferase, with amino-acid sequence MNILGISCFYHDSAACLFKGGKIVAAEQEERFNRRKHYPGFPIQAINFCLQSAGINIYDIDYIGFYEKPYLKFSRVVTNHLQSWPFSLKNFLNVMPGWLEDRLIMPDVFQRELGFKGKTIFIKHHLAHAASSFFVSPFEDAAVFTADGVGEWSTTSCGFGRGNRISILKEINYPDSLGLLYTAITTYLGFEALEGEGKVMGLAGYGRPAYLSEFRKMAVVKPDGSFKLNQEFFGFFNQGSRMYNSRLLKLLGADRKPESEIDQRHCDIAASLQEFIEDSLIKIANRLYEETGSNNLCLSGGLFLNCVANQKILEETPFKKVFIQPAAGDSGGALGAAAYINNVICGDKREYVMCDAGLGQEYPRAQIKRILELRGLVFKELDYPDLAKYVARNISQDKIVGWFQGKAEFGPRALGNRSILANPCNPNMKDLLNSKVKNRESFRPYAPAVLEEKAGDYFWLKDLSPFMLLAPQVKEDKKHLIPAVTHVDGTARVQTINKDVNPKFWQLVREFEIITGVPVLINTSFNLRGEPIVNSPEEAIDSFLKTGMDCLVLGDFIVEKSLI